TCGGAGAGCTGACACCCGGTCGCACATCACGGCGCGAACCGTCCGCGTACCCGCTGCGGCGGCGGTTCGGCGCGCTCTGCTGCGCGGATCAATAGGCGCGGTCGAACCCGGGCTCCAGGAGCCGCTCAGGGGCCGGTGTCGTCGGTGGCGCGGTGCGCCGTTCCGGCCGGCGGGCGTACGTATCGCTCGCAGAGCGGGTTGCGACAAGGGCCCTCCGCCCATACGGGGACGTAGATGCCCATGGTCTTGTGTCGCTTCACCTCGGAGTGCACGGGATGTTCGCACGCGGGGCAGAGCCGCTTCGGCGGTCCGGGTGCCGGCGTGGATTCAGGCTGCCTTTCGCTTCCCATGGTCATATTTTACGGCACATTTAGTTCTCTTTGGGATTTTCTTGGTGTTCAGGCTTCGCGGAGGGTGTTGATGGAGGCCGCAGCACACTGAGCGCCACGGAAGTGGCCAGGACAGTGGCGATCACGGCCAGACTGAGCAAGGAGGGGACCTCGGGGACGGCGGTGCTGATCGTCTCGTGGGATGCCTGGAGGACCAGCTTGACGCCGATGAACGCGAGGATGAGCGCGAGTCCCTTGCTGAGGTAGTGGAACCGGTCGAGTAGACCGGCGAGCATGAAGTAGAGGGCGCGCAGACCGAGGATGGCGAAGGCGTTGCTGGTGTAGACGATGAAGACGTCGCTGCTGACTGCCAGCACGGCGGGGACGCTGTCGACGGCGAAGACGAGGTCGGCCGCCTCGATCGCTGCGACGACGGCGAGCAGCGGGGTGGCTACGCGTCGTCCTGCTTCCCTGACGAAGAACCGGTTGCCCGCGTAGTCGTCCCGGACGGGGACGACCTTGCGCAGGAGACGGACGGCGAGGCTTCGGCCGGGGTCGAAGCTGTCCTCCTCCTCTCTGAGGATCTTGTACGTGCTGTAGAAGAGGACGGCGGCGAACACGAACAGGACGACGGTGAAGCGGCTGACCACAGCGACACCGGCCGCGAGAAAGATCCCCCGGAAGACCAGCGCGCCGAGAACTCCGAGGAACAGCACTCGGTGCTGGTAGGCGCGCGGCACTTTGAAGTAGCCGAAGATCAGCGCGAAGACGAAGAGGTTGTCGACCGACAGGCTCTTCTCCAGCAGCCAAGCGGTCGTGTACTCGACACCGGCGGTCGTGCCGACCACGAGGAAGACGACGGCGCCGAACAGGATCGCCAGGCCCACCCAGACCCCGCTCCACGCGGTGGCCTCACGGAAGCCGATGACGTGCGCCTCCCGGTGCGCCAGCAGGTCGACCGCCAACGACACCAGTACGGTGACGGCGAACGCGATCCACAGCCAGAACGGCACGTCATGCACGGATCCGCCCCTCTGCGCGATCAACCGGAAGACCACTTTCGAGTGTGGGTCACATGAGGGTGTTTGTCGCTTCGGCCTGGCCCGCGCGACTGCCTCGGCGGGCCGGGAGGGCCGCTCCCGGATCCGGTCCGTCGCTCAGGGGCGTCCGCCCGGTCATCGCCGCCCGCCCTGCCCGACGGTGGCCCGCTCTGTCTCGTCGAGTCCTGTCCGGCGTGCCGTTCGACTTCAGTCGGCGGGTAGCAGCGACCCGCGCGCCGCGCCTGCCCCGCGCCTTGGACCTCTGCCGGGAAACCTCGCCGACCGTCGGCTACGGTGTCCAGCCCTCGCCGCGACGCCGTGCAAGCCTTCCGCGGAGATGCGGACACATCTTGGCGCGACAACGGTGTGCGGGTGCCGACAAGGCTGTGCGGGACGAGCCCGAGGTCGTCACGATCGTCATGGCGAAGCCCTCGGCCACTGGTGTGGCGGTCGCGGGCTTCAGGGTGAGATGGTCACGGCCCAGCGGTCGGCGATGCTGGGAGGGGAGCCGTGCCCGGAGTGTCGGCAGAGGGCTGCGACGTCGAGCCTCCGGTGCTCGGAACGGGCGTGACATGCTTTTCATCCACTGTGGGGTGGCTTGTCGACCACAGCACGGCCACCAGACCGACGGCGCACGCACCGCCGACGAGCAGTGCGGGCAGACGTCGCGGGGAGCGCACCAGGCGTAGCCCCCACCAACCGGCGCTCGCCGCAGTGAAGACCGCGATCGTCGGGGTGAGGTCGCCGTTCTTGTAGGTGATCAGCAAGGCGTCGTGGTTGGTGGCCACCACCAAGAGCGTCGCGTAGAGCACCGCGATGACCGCGCACACTGCTTCCAGCAGGCGTAACGCGCGTCGGCTTCCCCTCATGCCGTACTTCCCTCCAGGCCGTCGACCAGTCCTCCAGTAAACCCGGCACCGACCCCACCGCGCGCCCTCGGTCATGCGGCGCACACAAGACGCCGAATTCCTCACTCAGGCTTCCCGGACCTCTTGGCGGCTGCGCGAGGCAGAGCACGCGAACGTTTCCTGCTTCTCACATGGCTCTGTCGCGCGAGGGCCGCTGCACCCGTGCCGTGGAGCAGCGGTTCATGGGTGCTCGTAGGCGCAGACGCCACTCCAGTCGACGGTTCCGTCACCGACCTGGCTGTATGCCTGCTCGCACTCCTCGCGGTCCGTCGGCGTGTCGGAACCCGTTTCGTCGGAGGCGTAACCGATGGAGCCGAGCACGGCGATGGTGACCACCGATGCCCACAGCACCATGGCTCGTTTGGGATTCTTCTCCGCCCATTGCTGAAGTGCTGTCTTACGCCGCACAATCCCCCCTCGGAATCGGATGGCCCGTGTAGACCGTCGAGCGCACCTTGTCGCCGACGGCAGGCAGATCCGGGCAGTGACAGGACATCCACCACCGTCCGCCTCGGAGTCGTTGTGCCGGCACCGGGGCAGGACAGCCGTCAGCCGCCGTCGGTGAGTCGGCCGTTGACGTCGAGCAGGTCTGCCGCTCGTCGTAGAACGTCCAGGATCTCCTGGCGGGCCGTAGGACGAGAAGCGAAAACCCGGGGGCTCGGGTGCCAGGTGGGCAGCGTGTGAACCGTCGGCGCGTATCGCTCCTGGTAAGCCGCCCAGCCGGCCTGCGCCTTGCGGCCCATCGGCACGACCACCTCCAGCCTGGGCAGCATGGAGATCACCTCGTGCAGGAAGGGTGCCGCGCGTTGCATCTCCGTCCGTCCGGGGGCGGCGATGCGGTCCGCGGTGCCCAGATACCAGGGCACGATGTTCCAGTGCAGGGACTCCTCGTACGGCAGACCCGCCTCGGTGCGCAGCGTCCAGCAGTTCTGCGCCGTCGGGTCGTCGTTGTCGACGGAGATGATTCCGCTGCCGGTGCGTCTCAGGGTCGCTTCGGCTCCCATGGATTTCTGGCCCGGAAGGAGAAAGAGGCTCCGGGCCTCGGTGCCGCCGGAAGCGGGGTCGAACCACGGCACGGACTCGCCGTCGCCGAGACGCTCGCGCAGTCTCTCCACCCAGTCGTTCAAGGGGCGTACCGCGGGCTCCGTCCTGACGGCGAGCAGCCGGGCACCGCATGGTCCGCGACCCAGGCCCCGACCAAGGGGGCGGTGACCTGGACCGGCCGCGCCACGGGATACGGAACCACGGCGAGTACGGATGGGCTGCGCGCAGCCTCGGGCTGGCAGAGGATCAAGGCCACCACGTACGACACCCTCGGCCGCCCCGTCGGCGTCACCGATGCCGCCGGCGAGACCACCAACACCGCCTACACCCTGGTCTCCGCGGGCCCGCTGACGAAGACGATCGTCACCAATCCCATGACCCACAAGGTCACCAGCTTCCTGGACCACCGGCACGGCCAGCCCCTGCGGGCATACGACGCCAACCTGAAGAAGACCGAGACCACCTACGACGCCCTCGGCCGACTGACCGCTGTCTGGGAACCCAACTGCAACAAGCCGCCGGCTACAGCGCGAACACCACCTTCAAGTACCGGATCAGCAGCAGCGAACCGTCCTGGGTGTCCACGTCGAAGCTGAAGAAGGACGGCGAGACGTACAACACGGGCTACGAGCTGTACGACTCGATGATGCGCCCGCTGCAGACCCAGACCCCCACCCAGCTCGGCGGCCAGGTGCTCACCGACACCCGCTACGACACCCGGGGCCTGGCCTACGAGACGTACGAGGACATCTTCGACAGCACCACGACTCCCAAGGGCACCTACACGCGCGAGGAGTACGGCGAGGCACCCAGGCAGATCGAGACGGTCTACGACGGCGCGGAACGGATCACGACCAACACCCTCTACTCATACGGGGTGAAGAAGTGGTCCACCACCACCAGCCACACCGGTGACTCCATCGCCACCACCGCCGTCCAGGGCGGCTCGGCGAGCCGCACCATCGTCGACGCGCGCGAACGAACGGTCGAGACCCGCGAGTACGCGGGCAGCAGCCCGGCCGACCCGCAGTTCGGCGGCGGCTCGGGCACCGCCTCGTACAAGTCCACCAAGTTCCAGTACACGTTGGACGACCAGCAGTCCCAGGTCACCGGCCCCGACGGCGCCACATGGTCGTACAGCTACGACCTGTTCGGCCGCAAGACCAGCGCCGACGACCCGGACAAGGGTCTGACGGAGCTGGATTACGACAGTCTCGACCGGCTCACCAGGACCACCGATTCCTTCGGCCGCGCCGTCGTCTCCGGATACGACACGATCGGCCGTGTCACCGGCACCTGGGCCGGCTCGAAGACCGATGCGAACCAACTGACCGCCCTCACCTACGACTCCCTGCTCAAGGGCCTGCCGGACGCGAGTACCCGCTACGTCGGTGGCAAGACGGGCAAGGCGTACACGAGGACGGTCACCGCCTACGACAGCCTGTCCCGGCCCACCGTCACCGAGCTGGCCCTGCCGGGTTCCGACCCGCTCGTCGCGGCGGGCGCACCGGCCACCCTCGAATTCGAGAACAACTACAACATCGACGGCACGCTGCAGAACAGCAAGGAGCCCGCGCTCGGCGGACTGCCCTCCGAGATCGTCGACTACGGCTACACCGGCACCGGCCAGGTCAGCTCCATCGGCGGCAGCACCGGCTACCTCCTCGACGCCGACTACTCCGCCCTCGGCCAGGCCCGGCAGCTCGTGCTCGGCACCGCGAACACCGAGGAACACAAGAAGGCGTACGTCAACAACACCTGGGAGGAGGGGACCGGGCGGCTCCTGGGCAGCCATGTCACGGACCAGACCCATCCGTACAAGCTGCAGAACCTGGCCTACACCTATGACCAGGCGGGCAACGTCACCTCCATCGCCGACACCAGCACACTGGGCGGTACCGCACCGGCCGAGACCCAGTGCTTCGCCCACGACGGGCACCGGCGCCTGACCGAGGCGTGGACACCTGCCTCGCAGAAGTGCTCCGACGCCCGCAGCGCGAGCAGCCTGGGCGGCCGGTCCGCGTACTGGACCAGCTACGGCTACAACGACGCCGGTCAGCGCACCGAGGAGACCGAACACACCTCCACCGGCGACACCACCACGACCTACTGCTACGAAAAGGCGGACCAGCCCCACGCCCTGACCGGCACCAGCACGAAGGCCGACTGCACCGCCCCGGACCGGTCCTACGAGTTCGACAGCACCGGCAACACCACCAGCCGGCCGGACGGCACCGCAACCCAGGACCTCGACTGGTCCGACGAGGGCAGGCTGGCGACCCTCACCGAGAGCGGCAAGACGACCGACTACCTGTACGGGGTCGACGGCACACTCCTGATCCGCGCCACCGAGGGCGGTGAGCGGGTCCTGTACGTGGGGGCCACCGAACTCCACCTGAAAGCGGACGGCAGCATCTGGGCCCAGCGCCACTACGGCTCGGGCAGCCTGACCGTCGCCGTCCGCTCCAACGAGAGCGGTGCCGACGAACTCAGCTACCTCGTCACCGACCAGCACGGCACCGCCACCCTGGCCATCGACGCCACGAATCAGGCGTTCTCCCGCCGCTACACGACCCCCTTCGGTGCCCCAAGAGGCGAGACCACCGGAGCCGCTTGGCCCGACGACAAGGGGTTCCTCGGCAAGACCACCGACACCGGCACCGGTCTCACCCATGTCGACGCCCGCCAGTACGACCCCGAACTCGGCCAGTTCATCAGCGTCGACCCGCTCCTGCAGACCGGTGTGGGGCAGACCCTCAACGGCTACAGCTACGCCGTCCAGAACCCGTCGACGCTCGCCGACCCGTCCGGCCTCGGCGTGCCCGAGTGCAGAGAGCCGCAGAAGTACGGCATCACGTGCCGCGGTGGCATCCCGGTCAGCAGCGGCAAGAAGAAGACCAGCAGTGGCGGCGGTGAGGGTCCCGTCCGGGCTTGCCGCTGTGGAGGATGGCCCACGCTGGTGAAGGGCATGAAGCCCACCGGCCTCGGCGGCATCCCGGGCCGCCGCAACATCACCCTGCCGTCGACACCGCCGCCCACGGGCTGGCTCAAGGTCGTACCTCCGCCCAACCCCGGCCCCGCGCCGAAGGCCGAAGCCAACAAGAACTGGTTCCAGCGGGCGGTCGACTCGTTCAACTCGACGCAGGGCGGCCTGAAGCAGAAGCTGATGGGCGCGGCGTTCGGTGCGATGGGAATGGACAACTCACGCGGGGCCTGTGCCAGTTTGGGTGGGGGACTCTTCGTCAGTGTGGAGGGTTCTGCCTGCATCGTGATGACGAAGAAGCCAGACGGAGCCGTGGACTTCGGATGGACGAGGTCCGTCAGTGTCGGCGGTGCCGGTTTCGGCTTCAGCGGTGACGTCTCCATGCTCCGCAGCAACGCCGATGACATCGGTCAGTTCGCCGGATACGGGCGCGACGTCGGGGCGTCCTTCTTCAGCGGGTTCGGCGGTACGATCAATCACGAGCACGCGATCGGTACGTACAACTCGAAGGGCGAGCAGGTGCGCAGCTTCGAGATGGGCTTCGGCGCGGGCCTCGAGTACGAGGGGTATGCCGGCGTGAACAAGACGTGGAGCGGAACATGGTTCACTCGGTGAGGCTCGGGCAGGTCTGGATATGTTCAGTCTGATCATCGGAATCCTCCTGATCATCTTCGGCGTCTGTCTCGTCGGGGACTTCGGGAGGATCGCGACCCGCCTCTACACCTTCTTCGCCGATTTCATGAATCCTGGACGCGCCACCGCCGGGACCTTCCGGCTGGTGGGGTTGTTCGCGATCCTGTTGGGGATCGGCTGGGTCGCGACGTCATTCCCGCTCGGATAGCAATCGAATGAGGGGCGAGGCGTGCCGCGACATTCTGCGGCACGTCTCGATGACCTCAAGTCACCCTTGAGAGGATATGGATTCCCTGTATCTGGCGTGGAAGGGAATTCTGGGAATTGTCGGATTCTGTCTTGCCCTCAACATCCGCGACGCTTCCTATCGAACCTATGAGTTCCTCACGGGTCGCGGGCCATTCGCCCCTGGCCCGGGCTTCAGCCCCCTCGTCATCAGGATCGTCGGGGCACTCATAGGTGCCGTTTCGACTTGGTCATTTGTGAGCGGTCTGACTTCCTAGGCCAAGCGCGCTTGAGCCCGGTCCGGTTGTCTGCCGGGCCGGGCTCAAGCGATGCGTAGCGCTTTGTCAGCTGTTCGTCCGTGTTCCGCGAAGTGCGCGCACGGCCAGGAAGCCCGCGCCCGCGATCACGACGACCGCCCCCGCGAGGAGGGCCAGGGCCGTGGTGCGGCCGAGTCCGAGGAACGCCTCGTCCTCGACCGTGTCCGCACCCGTGCCCGTGTCCGAACCCGTGTCGGGTGGCTGAAGGCTCAGCTGTTGGCAGGCTGTCGCGGCCTTGGCGGTCGCGGCGCCCTTCGCGACCTCGAACTGGAAGGCGCTGCTCTGGGTGTCACCGTCGGCGGAGTTGATGGTGTACGTGAGGGTGTTGACGCCGGTGGGCAGGCCCGCGACCGCGGCGCAGGTGACGGAGCCGTCGGCCACGACCGGCCTGCCGACGGGCACGGTGGCACCGTCGGGGCCGACCAGGCCGATCTTCGGCGTGGTGCCGGACTTCAGCCGGCCGAAGGTCAGCGAGACGACCGCGGCACCAGGGCCGACCGTGTCCCCCGGCCCAGGTGACGCGTCCTCCAGTGCGGTGTGGGCGCGGGCGGGCGTGCCACCGAGGAACAGCAGCACGCCCAGGCAGCCCGACAGGACCGTCGTCGCCCTCAGAACTCGAAGTCCGCGCATGCGATCCGGTTGTCCTGTGCCTCGGAGGGGTGGACGACGATCGCCTTGGCGTCCTCGCCTGTCCTCCTGTCGTTGTTCACCGTCGTCATTCCCATGCCCGACTTGTCGGCGGTGAACATCAGATGCACCTCGTTCGGTGGCGTCGTCGCACCGCCCTTCTCGAACTGGAAGTGGTCGCCGCCGTTCTTCGCCGAGCACGACTGGGCGTGCAGGTGCGACATGTAGGTGGCCCCCGGCTGCAGACCGCTCAGGGACACCGTGACCGTGGTG
This genomic stretch from Streptomyces deccanensis harbors:
- a CDS encoding TerC family protein, with protein sequence MHDVPFWLWIAFAVTVLVSLAVDLLAHREAHVIGFREATAWSGVWVGLAILFGAVVFLVVGTTAGVEYTTAWLLEKSLSVDNLFVFALIFGYFKVPRAYQHRVLFLGVLGALVFRGIFLAAGVAVVSRFTVVLFVFAAVLFYSTYKILREEEDSFDPGRSLAVRLLRKVVPVRDDYAGNRFFVREAGRRVATPLLAVVAAIEAADLVFAVDSVPAVLAVSSDVFIVYTSNAFAILGLRALYFMLAGLLDRFHYLSKGLALILAFIGVKLVLQASHETISTAVPEVPSLLSLAVIATVLATSVALSVLRPPSTPSAKPEHQENPKEN
- a CDS encoding uracil-DNA glycosylase; the encoded protein is MNDWVERLRERLGDGESVPWFDPASGGTEARSLFLLPGQKSMGAEATLRRTGSGIISVDNDDPTAQNCWTLRTEAGLPYEESLHWNIVPWYLGTADRIAAPGRTEMQRAAPFLHEVISMLPRLEVVVPMGRKAQAGWAAYQERYAPTVHTLPTWHPSPRVFASRPTARQEILDVLRRAADLLDVNGRLTDGG
- a CDS encoding copper resistance CopC family protein produces the protein MRGLRVLRATTVLSGCLGVLLFLGGTPARAHTALEDASPGPGDTVGPGAAVVSLTFGRLKSGTTPKIGLVGPDGATVPVGRPVVADGSVTCAAVAGLPTGVNTLTYTINSADGDTQSSAFQFEVAKGAATAKAATACQQLSLQPPDTGSDTGTGADTVEDEAFLGLGRTTALALLAGAVVVIAGAGFLAVRALRGTRTNS